The Candidatus Aenigmatarchaeota archaeon genome has a window encoding:
- a CDS encoding AAA family ATPase: protein MDSSEKAALEHFLEILGVDLKKLTVGGGKLMLISGGSCSGKSSMARRLADYAPQFRMLNTGDFFREEAGKMGLSVGELTKIKSKDLMNLDIAVDRRVIKHLIETEECLVLTSRFVSIWHLMLDGVGKPNLSIALRVEPEEKMRRMAFREFEKPVSDLSREELLKLNEELRRDDRDTERYLGLYGLDPRSFSKYSNTIDTTNIGEEEVWGMVKRLADKFLYEGMKYGPA, encoded by the coding sequence ATGGACTCTTCCGAGAAAGCAGCCCTGGAACACTTCCTGGAGATACTTGGAGTTGATTTAAAGAAGCTTACTGTTGGTGGCGGAAAGCTTATGCTTATCTCCGGCGGCTCATGTTCGGGCAAGTCCTCAATGGCGAGGCGCCTTGCAGATTATGCTCCCCAATTCAGGATGCTGAACACCGGGGATTTTTTCAGGGAGGAGGCAGGCAAAATGGGGCTTAGCGTCGGCGAGCTTACGAAAATCAAGAGCAAAGATTTGATGAATCTTGACATTGCCGTTGACAGGAGGGTGATAAAGCACCTTATTGAAACCGAAGAGTGCCTGGTTTTGACTTCTCGGTTTGTCTCTATCTGGCATCTAATGCTCGACGGAGTGGGTAAGCCAAACCTCAGCATAGCGCTTAGAGTCGAGCCGGAGGAAAAGATGAGGCGAATGGCCTTTAGGGAATTTGAAAAGCCCGTTTCAGACCTTTCAAGGGAAGAGCTTCTGAAGCTTAACGAGGAGTTGAGAAGAGACGACCGGGATACTGAGAGATATCTTGGGCTCTATGGGCTTGACCCAAGGTCATTTAGCAAGTACTCCAATACAATAGATACCACAAACATTGGTGAAGAGGAAGTGTGGGGCATGGTAAAGCGCCTTGCAGATAAATTCCTTTACGAAGGAATGAAATACGGCCCTGCTTGA
- a CDS encoding beta-propeller domain-containing protein — translation MAYSRNRPLDTDASKIILVAIAIISVLILSYFLLTDQFQDELPGQDTNGEKTGITAEGNASQELMKFESVQELREFLSQRVSESNGYRSYSTAEIQDMAESDSAMKSTSSPSAGAAAANGASDYSQTNVQVEGVDEADFVKNDNRYIYLIADNQLVIVDAYDAENAEIVSKTRLEGAQSKESYYDYPRAQEMFVLGDRLALFVTKYEKAYYFERYDVMPRETYKQRTQVYIYDISDRSKPKVINTYSVSGSYYQSRMNGGVVYLVTLDPANYQYLDTPIVRDLKGTTVTPEVYYFDNPDENYQFNTITSIDLQADEVVDSKSFLLGYTNTMMVSENNIYIAYQRHANWCWGWWRCYGSQGRYDSERFYKVVVPLLEGDLKTDINKIISEDISEEEKWTKISQALSDFFVAAQKDEKLQDKYEDMFLDIQKALAEYDTKKALEESRTVIHKIGIDNGKIEYLSEGEVDGSLLNQFSLDEFEGNLRVATTVTVWLDKRIQYNNVYVLDEGMNTIGKLEELAEDERIYSTRFLGDKLYMVTFRQVDPFFVIDLSDPKRPEMLGYLKIPGYSDYLHPYDETHIIGVGKETKENEYGGVSLQGIKIALFDVSDFENPKEVDRVVIGESGSDSAALHDHKAFLFSKTKNLLVLPVTEVVSRDKTGMYEYNYRIWNGAYVFSVSEDGFEEVGKVRHSSSDSRYFNWWNQATVQRGIYMDDNLYTISSRYIKINDLAGDLDELNTIDLPYTDDRSIYYE, via the coding sequence ATGGCATATAGCAGAAACAGACCATTGGACACAGACGCAAGCAAGATAATACTCGTGGCAATAGCGATAATTTCGGTGCTAATCCTTTCATACTTCCTGCTGACAGACCAGTTCCAGGACGAACTTCCTGGCCAGGACACAAACGGCGAGAAAACCGGCATTACTGCCGAAGGAAATGCTTCGCAGGAGCTGATGAAGTTTGAAAGCGTTCAGGAACTCAGGGAATTCTTGTCTCAGAGGGTTTCAGAAAGCAATGGCTACCGCTCGTACTCTACAGCGGAAATTCAGGATATGGCAGAGTCTGACTCTGCCATGAAGTCAACCTCTTCCCCCAGTGCAGGCGCAGCGGCTGCAAATGGCGCATCAGATTATTCCCAAACCAACGTTCAGGTGGAAGGTGTTGACGAGGCGGACTTCGTGAAAAACGATAACCGATACATCTACCTGATTGCCGACAACCAGCTCGTTATAGTGGACGCTTATGATGCAGAAAATGCAGAGATTGTCTCAAAGACGCGGCTGGAGGGCGCCCAGAGTAAGGAATCATACTATGACTACCCAAGAGCGCAGGAAATGTTTGTCCTTGGCGACCGGCTCGCACTGTTTGTCACAAAATACGAGAAGGCATACTACTTTGAAAGGTACGATGTGATGCCTCGCGAGACATACAAGCAGAGAACACAGGTCTACATCTATGACATTTCGGACAGGTCTAAGCCAAAAGTCATCAACACCTACAGCGTTTCAGGAAGCTATTACCAGTCCAGAATGAATGGTGGGGTAGTTTACCTTGTTACTCTCGACCCGGCAAATTACCAGTACCTGGATACGCCTATTGTCAGGGACCTCAAGGGCACGACCGTGACTCCCGAAGTCTACTACTTTGACAACCCGGATGAAAACTACCAGTTCAACACAATAACTTCCATAGACCTTCAGGCAGATGAGGTTGTTGACAGCAAGTCATTCCTTTTGGGGTACACAAACACGATGATGGTTTCCGAAAACAATATCTACATCGCCTACCAGAGGCACGCCAACTGGTGCTGGGGGTGGTGGAGGTGCTACGGCAGCCAGGGAAGGTACGACAGCGAAAGGTTTTACAAGGTGGTAGTCCCTCTTCTTGAGGGTGACCTGAAGACAGACATAAACAAGATAATCAGCGAGGACATAAGCGAGGAGGAAAAGTGGACAAAGATTTCACAGGCACTATCCGATTTCTTCGTGGCTGCCCAGAAAGACGAAAAGCTCCAGGACAAGTACGAGGACATGTTTTTAGATATACAGAAGGCACTGGCGGAGTATGACACGAAAAAAGCGCTTGAAGAGTCAAGAACAGTCATCCACAAGATTGGAATCGATAACGGGAAAATAGAGTACCTAAGCGAAGGCGAAGTTGACGGAAGTTTGCTAAACCAGTTCTCGCTTGATGAATTCGAGGGAAACCTTCGCGTTGCAACAACCGTGACGGTATGGCTTGACAAGAGAATACAGTACAATAATGTCTATGTTCTCGACGAGGGCATGAATACGATAGGAAAGCTTGAGGAGCTCGCGGAGGACGAGAGAATTTATTCTACAAGGTTCCTTGGAGACAAGCTGTATATGGTGACCTTCAGGCAGGTAGACCCTTTCTTTGTAATCGACCTGTCAGACCCAAAAAGGCCGGAAATGCTTGGTTACCTCAAGATTCCGGGCTACAGCGACTACCTTCACCCGTATGACGAAACGCACATAATCGGCGTAGGAAAGGAGACTAAGGAGAACGAATATGGAGGCGTTTCCCTGCAGGGCATAAAGATTGCCTTGTTTGACGTTTCCGACTTTGAGAACCCTAAGGAGGTGGACAGGGTTGTGATTGGCGAATCAGGCTCTGACAGCGCCGCCCTTCACGACCACAAGGCATTCCTTTTCAGCAAGACAAAGAACCTTCTTGTCCTTCCTGTAACCGAAGTGGTGTCAAGAGACAAGACCGGAATGTACGAGTACAACTACCGCATCTGGAACGGGGCATACGTGTTCAGCGTGAGCGAAGACGGCTTTGAAGAGGTAGGAAAAGTCAGGCATTCTTCGTCAGACTCGAGGTACTTTAACTGGTGGAATCAGGCAACTGTCCAGAGAGGAATTTACATGGACGACAACCTCTACACCATTTCAAGCAGGTACATAAAGATAAATGACCTTGCCGGAGACCTTGACGAGCTTAACACGATAGACCTTCCTTACACGGACGACCGAAGCATCTACTACGAGTAA
- a CDS encoding PAC2 family protein, with translation MDVKLTFLEKPKLKNPVLVEGLPGVGGVGRIALCYIVEKLKAKKFAEITSSYFFPLVLISQDHEITPLKLEFFYYKAAGRDIIFVYGDSQPVENNGYFQICEKILEMCKEYKVKEIITVGGFGTGIEMEKPRVLGAVTDKKLVKKYEPHGIIFEEKSKIGSIYGISGLLLGISKNEGIEGCALLGETIGYPILTDPKAAEEVVKVLMSLLKVKVDLKAMDKSVKQLEGFLKELEDKTKHLTGHPQKTAREYADYIG, from the coding sequence ATGGATGTTAAGCTAACCTTCTTAGAAAAGCCAAAACTTAAAAATCCCGTTCTTGTCGAAGGCCTGCCCGGCGTTGGCGGAGTCGGAAGAATTGCTCTATGCTACATTGTCGAAAAGCTGAAGGCAAAGAAATTCGCCGAGATAACCTCTTCCTATTTCTTCCCGCTTGTCCTCATAAGCCAGGATCACGAAATAACCCCATTAAAGCTTGAATTCTTCTACTACAAAGCCGCCGGCAGGGACATAATTTTCGTCTACGGCGACTCCCAGCCAGTTGAAAACAATGGGTATTTCCAGATTTGCGAGAAGATTCTTGAAATGTGCAAGGAGTACAAGGTAAAGGAAATCATCACCGTTGGCGGATTTGGCACAGGGATAGAAATGGAAAAGCCGCGTGTCCTTGGGGCAGTTACAGACAAGAAGCTTGTCAAAAAGTACGAGCCGCACGGCATTATTTTTGAGGAAAAGAGCAAAATCGGCTCAATATATGGAATTTCCGGCCTTTTGCTTGGCATTTCCAAAAACGAAGGAATAGAAGGGTGCGCGCTTTTGGGCGAAACAATCGGCTACCCTATACTTACCGACCCTAAAGCGGCTGAAGAGGTCGTAAAGGTCCTTATGAGCCTATTGAAGGTAAAAGTTGACCTCAAGGCGATGGACAAAAGCGTAAAGCAGCTCGAGGGCTTCCTTAAGGAGCTTGAGGACAAGACAAAGCACCTGACAGGCCACCCACAGAAAACCGCCAGGGAATATGCCGATTACATTGGCTAA
- a CDS encoding DNA-directed RNA polymerase subunit K — MELTRFERARIIGARALQLSYGAPALVKSKASPMEMAEAELDKGVLPIVVFRKQAN; from the coding sequence ATGGAACTCACAAGATTCGAAAGGGCAAGAATAATAGGTGCAAGAGCTCTCCAGCTCTCATATGGCGCCCCTGCACTTGTAAAATCCAAGGCAAGCCCAATGGAAATGGCTGAAGCAGAGCTTGACAAGGGAGTTCTGCCAATAGTGGTTTTCAGAAAGCAGGCAAACTAG
- a CDS encoding Nif3-like dinuclear metal center hexameric protein produces the protein MVSIEEFLTDEFKTRSMGLVCDFTEKIDKVYTAVFPTKEVMQKVLSKKSQNSMLFVHHPSAWDITKPGAFYQMDKTLLQKFKDQNISIYNLHVPLDNYGEFSTSVAFANALGIKPEKPFGKYFGALCGVFGKAEESSIQGLREKFEKAVGHKVSLYKYGDEEIKNKKVAVVAGGGNMVEVLEELLSENVNTMLTGITVKNEISRAAHEFAQQKKISLLGGTHYSTEKFACIALKEYFKKQRLACEFVEDNPMLEDL, from the coding sequence ATGGTGTCTATTGAAGAATTTTTAACTGATGAATTCAAGACGCGGTCTATGGGGCTGGTCTGCGATTTCACCGAAAAAATCGATAAAGTTTACACTGCAGTTTTCCCAACAAAAGAAGTGATGCAAAAAGTTTTGAGCAAAAAATCGCAAAATTCCATGCTTTTTGTCCACCATCCATCTGCCTGGGACATAACAAAACCCGGGGCATTCTACCAAATGGATAAAACCCTGCTGCAGAAATTCAAGGACCAGAATATCTCTATTTATAATCTGCATGTGCCGCTGGACAATTATGGGGAATTTTCCACAAGCGTGGCTTTTGCAAATGCTCTTGGAATAAAGCCAGAAAAGCCTTTTGGAAAATATTTCGGGGCTTTGTGCGGGGTGTTTGGAAAGGCAGAGGAATCCTCGATTCAGGGCCTCAGAGAAAAATTCGAAAAAGCTGTTGGGCATAAGGTCAGCCTCTACAAATATGGAGATGAAGAAATCAAAAACAAAAAAGTTGCTGTTGTTGCAGGTGGCGGAAATATGGTGGAGGTTCTTGAAGAATTATTGAGTGAAAACGTAAATACTATGCTAACTGGCATAACTGTTAAGAATGAAATTTCAAGGGCGGCTCATGAATTTGCTCAGCAAAAAAAGATAAGTCTTTTGGGAGGAACTCACTACTCTACAGAAAAGTTTGCGTGTATCGCACTCAAAGAATATTTCAAAAAACAGAGGCTTGCTTGTGAATTTGTCGAAGATAATCCTATGCTGGAAGACCTCTAA
- a CDS encoding 50S ribosomal protein L31e codes for MAEELTRVYTIPLRRAKIKPRIKRANAAVRIIREYLMRHMKATEVKIENNINESVWERGIHTIPSRVKVKATRKDGIVRAELA; via the coding sequence ATGGCAGAAGAGTTAACACGGGTGTACACAATACCCCTTAGGAGGGCAAAGATAAAGCCCAGAATAAAGAGGGCCAACGCAGCAGTACGGATAATCAGAGAATACCTGATGAGGCACATGAAGGCAACAGAGGTAAAGATTGAAAACAACATAAACGAGTCCGTCTGGGAGAGGGGAATCCACACAATTCCTTCCAGGGTCAAGGTGAAAGCCACCCGGAAAGACGGGATTGTAAGGGCAGAACTTGCCTAG
- a CDS encoding AAA family ATPase produces the protein MIIGLTGTKASGKGMVAKYLVSMGFNYISLSDIVREEARKNYEEEPDAEALSKTGDCLREKEGWGVLAKMASERIGRGDYAVDGIRHPAEVEALRKLPGFFLISIDADRKLRYDRIAKRGRPDDPKTFEDFLALDEEDKGVNEPPGGHKVLDTMALSDFKIDNNFGLDKLHKRIDEILSKVSSAK, from the coding sequence ATGATAATAGGTCTCACCGGCACAAAAGCTTCTGGAAAAGGAATGGTTGCAAAGTATCTTGTTTCAATGGGATTTAACTATATTTCACTTTCAGACATTGTAAGGGAAGAGGCAAGGAAAAATTATGAAGAAGAGCCGGATGCCGAAGCCCTTTCAAAAACCGGAGACTGCTTGAGGGAAAAAGAGGGCTGGGGGGTCCTGGCAAAAATGGCTTCAGAAAGGATTGGGAGAGGGGACTATGCGGTGGATGGCATAAGACACCCTGCCGAAGTTGAAGCATTGAGGAAGCTTCCGGGTTTTTTTCTCATCTCAATTGATGCTGACAGGAAACTCAGATATGATAGGATAGCCAAGAGGGGAAGGCCGGACGACCCGAAAACATTTGAGGACTTCCTTGCTCTTGACGAGGAGGACAAGGGCGTAAACGAGCCGCCTGGAGGTCACAAGGTGCTTGACACGATGGCTCTTTCGGATTTTAAGATCGACAACAATTTTGGGCTTGACAAGCTTCATAAGCGGATCGATGAGATTCTTTCAAAAGTGAGCTCTGCTAAATAA
- a CDS encoding uL30 family ribosomal protein, with translation MAKIAALRIKGRFTLREDVRDTLNMLGLSRKNRCVIIEGTPNNLGMIKKVKDFVTYGEVSDKVVSELKKKKQPVSESKAKVVFALPNPKDGFNAIKRGFNEGGDLGYRGEKINELLERVIQNI, from the coding sequence ATGGCGAAAATAGCGGCACTCCGGATAAAGGGGCGGTTCACGCTTAGAGAGGATGTTCGGGATACCCTGAATATGCTGGGGCTTTCCAGGAAGAACCGGTGCGTGATTATAGAAGGAACCCCAAACAACCTGGGTATGATAAAGAAGGTAAAGGACTTTGTAACCTATGGAGAGGTAAGCGACAAGGTTGTTTCCGAGCTTAAGAAGAAAAAGCAGCCGGTTTCAGAGTCTAAGGCAAAAGTTGTTTTTGCCCTGCCTAACCCAAAAGATGGATTTAACGCCATAAAGAGGGGATTTAACGAAGGCGGTGACTTGGGCTACCGGGGAGAGAAGATTAACGAGCTTTTGGAAAGAGTAATACAGAATATTTAG